In Streptomyces sp. NBC_01231, the sequence AGTGAGGTGAACACTACGCCCGCAATCGTTGCCCATTTTGTGCGCATATATCCTCCTGGTCGAGTACCAATTTTCGGCACAGAGTCATTTGCCCCTGAATCGCGAATTCAGGATGTCGAAGAAAACGATTGCGGACTCGCACCACCGTTGACAATGTGGCTGCCCTCCATTGTCACCGGCCAGAAGGTGATGGTCTGGTGTTCCGCTATTTTGTCGGCGAGACCGTCACAGACCGTCCACCCCGCAGCTTTGCCCGCGTAGTCATGGCAAACCTTGTCGTCGGTCGACGGATCACTTCCCACCCACCAGATGACCGCGGCGTGATGGCCATCATCCTTGGTATCCCGCACCCAGATCTCATCCCCGAGAGTCACAAAGCAGCCTTCGGCCCAGCCCCCAAAGGAACAGGCAGCCCCGGCAGGAGGACCGCCCGCGACATTGCGGGCGGTGGAGCCGCTCGCAAACGCCGTACCGCTCGCCAGGACGACGGCGAACGCCGCCGCACCAACCACTGTAAAAAGCTTCCTCAACGCTTTCCCCCATCTTCATCGAATGCGCGAGACCCCCCGACAATTGCCGGCCGGGGGGCCTCAACATTTCACACCCGATGGCGATCATGCAATACCTGACCGCTCATGCGTTCCAACTTGGCGGGGTAGCACGCAGGGCCAAGGAATGCTATTGCGGCGTCATCGTCTCCGCGTATCCCGGATGCCGCTTGAGCCACGTGTCAACGGCTTCGGGTTCATGACCCTTTCCGCGCTGCTTGATCTCACCCTCCAAGCTGCCGAGCTCTTCCTCGCTCATCTTGAAGTTCTTAATCCACTTCGTGAGCTGCGGATACTGCGCGGGGAACTTCTCGTTGGAGATCGTGCGGATGGTGTTGCCCTCGCCGAAGAGCTTCTTGTCGTCCTTCAGCTTCGTGAGGTCGTACTGGCTGTACGCCCAGTGCGGCGACCACAGGACGACCGCGACGGGCTCCTTCTTGGCGTAGGCGCGCTTGAGCTCGGCGAGCATCGTGGGCGTGGAGCCGTCGACGACCTTGTACTCCTTGTCCAGGCCGTACCCGGGAAGAACCTTCGTCTTGAGGAGGTTCATCTCGCCGGTACCCGGCTCGATGCCGATGATCTTCCCGTCGAAGGTGTCCGCCTTGCCCTTGAGGTCCTCCAGGGAGTCGACGCCCTTCACGTACGAGGGCACCGCGACCTCCAGTGAGGTCGGCTGGTACCAGGTCCCCAGATCCTTGAGTCTGTCCTTGCTCTTTTCCCAGTAATTCTGCTGGGCGTAGGGCAGCCAGGCGTCGAAGTTGAGGTCGAGGTCGCCCGAGGCCAGGCCGGTGTAGACGGGGCCGACGTCCATCTGCTTGAGGTTCAGCTGGTAGCCGCGCCGCTCCAGGACGTTCTTCCAGAGGTAGGTGACGGCGATGTCCTCGTCCCAGGCGAACCAGGCGACGTCCAGCGGGCGCTTCGCCTCAGCCGGGCTGGCGGCCTCGGCGTTCTTGACCGGGGCCATCTTGTCGACGAGGCCGGGGTTCTGCTTCAGCCAGGCGCGCACGGCGTCCTGCTGTTTGCCCTCACCGGCCTTGTTGATCTCCGCCTCAAGACCGGTGAGCTGCTTCTCGGACAGCTTGAAGTTCTTGAGCCATTCGCCGGCCTCCGGGTTGTCCGCGGCGAAGCCCTTGCGGGCGACCGTGTGGACGCCGTCGCCGGTACCCCAGGCGCCCTTCGGGTCCTTCAGCTTCTTCAGGTCGTAGTCGCTGTACGCCCAGTGCGGGGACCAGAGGGTGGCGACTATCGGCTCCTTCTTGGAGTACGCCCGCTTGAGTTGGGCCAGCATGGCGGGCGTCGAGCTGTCGACGACCTGGTACTCCTGGTCGAGGCCGTACTCCTTGAGGACCTTGCTCTTCAGCAGGGACATCATGCCGGCGCTGGACTCGATGCCGGTGATCTTGCCACCGAACTCGGAGGCCTTGCCCTTGAGGTCGGCCAGGGAGTTGACGTCCTTCATGTACGCCGGGACGCTCAGCTCCAGGGACGTCCGGTCGTACCAGGCGCCGAGGTCGTCGAGCTTGGCGCCGTACTTCTTCCAGTACTCGGCGTGGGTGGTCGGCAGCCAGGCGTCCGTCTGGAAGTCGAGCTGGCCCGCGGCGAGCGAGGTGTACAGCGGGCCCGCTTCGAGTTGCTTGGTCTCGACGTCGAAGCCGCGCCGCTCCAGGACCTCCTTCCACAGGAAGGTGGAAGCGACGCCCTCGTCCCAGGGGATGTACCCGATGGTGATCTTCTTGCCCTGGCCGACGTTCGTCGCGTCCGAGGCGGTGGCCTCGCCCTTCGAGTCGCCGAAGATGCCCATGCCGCCCGCGACCAGCGCGAGCACGACGATGCCGATGACCGCGACCGCGGGGCGCGGGCGGAAGTTCGAGATCGTCACACCGTGGGCGGCGCGCAGCTTGGCGAGAGCGCGGCGGCCCGTCGGGGACGCCTGGGTACCCAGGGCGCTGGTCATGCGGTCGAGGTAGATCGCCAGGATCACGATGGAGATGCCTGCCTCGGAGCCGAGGCCGACATTGAGCTGGCCGAGGGCCTCGTTCACGTCGGCGCCCAGTCCGTCGGCACCGACCATGCCCGCGATGGCGGCCATGGACAGGCCCAGCATGATGACCTGGTTGACGCCGGCCATGATCGTGGGGAGGGCGAGCGGGAGCTGGATGCGCAGCAGGGTGTCGCGCGGGGCGGTGCCGAACGCGTCGGCAGCCTCGACCAGTTCCTTGTCGACCTGACGGATGCCCAGCTCCGTCATGCGGACGCCGGGGGCCAGGGCGAAGATCAGGGTCGCGACGATGCCGGCGGGGGCTCCCGAGCCGAAGAAGAGGATGGCCGGGATGAGGTAGATCATCGCAGGCAGCGTCTGCATGAAGTCGAGGACCGGCCGCACGAGGGAGCTGACCCGGTCCGAGCGAGCCGCCCAGATGCCGACCGGCACCGCGCTGACCAGGGCGATGATCGTCGCGACGAGGACGAGTGACAACGTCATCATCGCGTGGTCCCACAGTTCGAGGGAGTCCACGAACGCGAACCCGACGAACGTCAGCACGCCCGCGACCGCGCCGCGCAGCCAG encodes:
- a CDS encoding ABC transporter permease/substrate binding protein yields the protein MPRIPFGDWVNSTVEWLLDHMAWLFDFLKTVFEGFYDGIDTVLQAPHPLLLAGIFAVIAFWLRGAVAGVLTFVGFAFVDSLELWDHAMMTLSLVLVATIIALVSAVPVGIWAARSDRVSSLVRPVLDFMQTLPAMIYLIPAILFFGSGAPAGIVATLIFALAPGVRMTELGIRQVDKELVEAADAFGTAPRDTLLRIQLPLALPTIMAGVNQVIMLGLSMAAIAGMVGADGLGADVNEALGQLNVGLGSEAGISIVILAIYLDRMTSALGTQASPTGRRALAKLRAAHGVTISNFRPRPAVAVIGIVVLALVAGGMGIFGDSKGEATASDATNVGQGKKITIGYIPWDEGVASTFLWKEVLERRGFDVETKQLEAGPLYTSLAAGQLDFQTDAWLPTTHAEYWKKYGAKLDDLGAWYDRTSLELSVPAYMKDVNSLADLKGKASEFGGKITGIESSAGMMSLLKSKVLKEYGLDQEYQVVDSSTPAMLAQLKRAYSKKEPIVATLWSPHWAYSDYDLKKLKDPKGAWGTGDGVHTVARKGFAADNPEAGEWLKNFKLSEKQLTGLEAEINKAGEGKQQDAVRAWLKQNPGLVDKMAPVKNAEAASPAEAKRPLDVAWFAWDEDIAVTYLWKNVLERRGYQLNLKQMDVGPVYTGLASGDLDLNFDAWLPYAQQNYWEKSKDRLKDLGTWYQPTSLEVAVPSYVKGVDSLEDLKGKADTFDGKIIGIEPGTGEMNLLKTKVLPGYGLDKEYKVVDGSTPTMLAELKRAYAKKEPVAVVLWSPHWAYSQYDLTKLKDDKKLFGEGNTIRTISNEKFPAQYPQLTKWIKNFKMSEEELGSLEGEIKQRGKGHEPEAVDTWLKRHPGYAETMTPQ